One stretch of Halapricum desulfuricans DNA includes these proteins:
- a CDS encoding winged helix-turn-helix domain-containing protein, protein MSPDDTTDEDRTDVPDDGESIDVETESDGEPVDIETEDAGEPVDVTVDDEGGVRERLEEEADRAVGEFDDRLVDLLAWVLDTETRARIYVNLRQHPHSTSEEIAEGTGLYPSTVREALAQLHEEGKVTRRKRESDGAGNNPYEYSAMAPSDLVSEVVDDVQEQLNTVFNLDSHLKERESDADEPVTITVEDASESDEE, encoded by the coding sequence ATGTCACCTGACGACACCACAGACGAGGACCGAACCGACGTACCGGACGACGGGGAATCGATCGACGTCGAGACCGAGAGCGACGGCGAACCCGTCGATATCGAGACCGAGGACGCCGGCGAACCAGTCGACGTAACGGTCGACGACGAGGGGGGCGTCCGCGAGCGCCTCGAAGAGGAGGCCGACCGGGCGGTCGGGGAGTTCGACGACCGACTGGTCGACCTGCTCGCGTGGGTGCTCGATACCGAGACGCGGGCGCGGATCTACGTCAATCTCCGCCAGCATCCCCACAGCACGAGCGAGGAGATCGCCGAAGGGACCGGCCTGTACCCGAGCACGGTCCGGGAAGCGCTCGCACAGCTCCACGAGGAGGGGAAAGTGACGCGGCGCAAGCGCGAGAGCGACGGCGCGGGCAACAACCCCTACGAGTACAGCGCGATGGCCCCCAGCGACCTCGTCTCAGAGGTCGTCGACGACGTGCAGGAACAGCTCAACACGGTCTTCAATCTCGATTCTCACCTCAAAGAGCGCGAGTCGG
- a CDS encoding glutamate--cysteine ligase, which translates to MDTGTESPFTRLGTLGVEEEFYVVDDAGRPTAGSDELVYESDLPPVLDDRIDHELFKTVIETRTRLIEAPENAREAVLEVRDALVEHAREHGYGIAAAGLHPLAKWRELEHAEKPRYRAQLDRIQYPQHRNTTAGVHVHVGVDDGEKAMWIANEIRWHLPIMLALSANSPYWNGYDTGLASARAKIFEGLPNTGMPTAFESIEEYRAFEEQMLETDSISDRGELWFDVRPHTEYGTVEIRAPDGQADPDRTMAFVEYAHALVLDLAERYEDGESGTEMRRELLDENKWRATRHGHDAAFIARDGDGTVDLEEVVYRDADRLGVDGIREIYEGESGSQRQRRLRDEVGVDALCDALQLRVQQAASRRM; encoded by the coding sequence ATGGATACGGGCACGGAGTCGCCGTTCACCCGCCTCGGAACGCTGGGTGTCGAGGAAGAGTTCTACGTCGTCGACGACGCGGGCCGGCCGACTGCCGGATCGGACGAACTGGTCTACGAGTCCGACCTCCCCCCCGTGCTCGACGATCGAATCGACCACGAACTGTTCAAGACTGTCATCGAAACCCGGACCCGACTGATCGAAGCGCCGGAAAACGCCCGCGAGGCCGTTCTCGAGGTGCGTGACGCGCTCGTCGAACACGCCCGCGAGCACGGGTACGGGATCGCGGCCGCGGGGCTGCACCCGCTGGCGAAGTGGCGCGAACTCGAACACGCCGAGAAGCCGCGCTACCGGGCGCAACTGGATCGCATCCAGTACCCCCAACACCGCAATACGACCGCCGGCGTCCACGTCCACGTCGGCGTCGACGACGGCGAGAAGGCCATGTGGATCGCCAACGAGATCCGGTGGCACCTCCCGATCATGCTGGCGCTGTCGGCCAACTCGCCGTACTGGAACGGCTACGACACGGGGCTGGCGTCCGCCCGGGCGAAGATCTTCGAGGGACTGCCCAACACGGGCATGCCGACGGCGTTCGAATCGATCGAGGAGTACCGGGCGTTCGAAGAGCAGATGCTGGAGACGGATTCGATCAGCGATCGCGGGGAGCTGTGGTTCGACGTGCGACCGCACACCGAGTACGGGACCGTCGAGATCCGCGCGCCGGACGGACAGGCCGATCCGGACCGGACGATGGCGTTCGTCGAGTACGCCCACGCGCTCGTGCTCGATCTGGCCGAACGGTACGAGGACGGCGAGTCCGGCACGGAGATGCGGCGCGAACTGCTCGACGAGAACAAGTGGCGAGCGACTCGCCACGGCCACGACGCCGCTTTTATCGCTCGGGACGGCGACGGAACGGTCGACCTCGAGGAGGTCGTCTACCGGGACGCCGACCGGCTCGGCGTCGACGGCATCCGCGAGATCTACGAGGGCGAGAGCGGATCGCAACGGCAGCGCCGTCTCCGGGACGAGGTAGGCGTCGACGCGCTCTGTGACGCGCTCCAGCTGCGGGTGCAGCAGGCCGCCTCTCGTCGGATGTGA
- a CDS encoding fibrillarin-like rRNA/tRNA 2'-O-methyltransferase: MSLPNGVRRRTFDGRESLATRGPRVSEEPIVDGWRRWDPDRSKVAAMFERGLDHGLAGGERVLYLGAASGTTVSHVADFAGPTYAVEFAPRPTRDLIGVAAERERLFPLLKDARKPETYAHVVEPVEVLIQDVATRGQAEVALANRQFLEPDGRLLLAIKARSEDVTADPETVFEEVSATLESGYEILDRVRLEPYHDDHLGVVATPRQ, translated from the coding sequence ATGAGTCTCCCCAATGGCGTCCGGCGCCGAACGTTCGACGGCCGCGAGTCGCTCGCGACCCGCGGACCGCGGGTCTCCGAGGAGCCGATCGTCGACGGGTGGCGCCGCTGGGACCCCGACCGCTCGAAGGTCGCGGCGATGTTCGAACGCGGCCTGGATCACGGCCTCGCCGGCGGCGAGCGCGTGCTGTATCTCGGGGCCGCGAGCGGGACGACGGTCAGCCACGTCGCCGATTTCGCCGGGCCGACCTACGCCGTCGAGTTCGCCCCGCGGCCGACCCGCGACCTGATCGGGGTCGCAGCCGAGCGCGAGCGGCTGTTCCCGCTGTTGAAAGACGCGCGCAAGCCCGAGACCTACGCCCACGTCGTCGAGCCGGTCGAGGTCCTGATACAGGACGTCGCGACGCGCGGGCAGGCCGAGGTCGCGCTCGCGAACCGGCAGTTCCTCGAACCCGACGGTCGGCTGCTGCTGGCGATCAAAGCCCGCAGCGAGGACGTGACCGCTGATCCCGAAACGGTCTTCGAGGAGGTCAGTGCGACCCTCGAATCCGGCTACGAGATTCTCGACCGGGTGCGACTGGAACCGTACCACGACGATCATCTGGGCGTCGTCGCCACACCCCGGCAATAA
- a CDS encoding NOP5/NOP56 family protein: MTTDTGWFEGVDPDDLDARGAIENGTAESPADWPARAVESGFAADEDDYYDKLREATIETAREAVAERERADDQQLVHAVRAMDDCERTANELAERVAEWGGSRISESGGGVSFAREIAEREPAGDLDEQLRALAEQVVDLDERAAELRASIERFAPEVAPNLAAMAGPVLAARLIALSGGLKQLARSASGTVQVLGAEDALFAHLRGNAPSPKHGIIYTHEYVRGTDPEHRGSAARALAGKLTLAARVDHYSGERRPELQAELDDRIETIRARGDGE, translated from the coding sequence ATGACCACGGACACAGGCTGGTTCGAGGGCGTCGATCCCGACGACCTCGACGCGCGCGGCGCGATCGAGAACGGAACTGCCGAATCGCCGGCGGACTGGCCGGCTCGAGCGGTCGAGTCTGGATTCGCCGCTGACGAAGACGACTACTACGACAAACTGCGCGAAGCGACCATCGAAACTGCCCGCGAGGCCGTCGCCGAACGCGAGCGCGCCGACGACCAGCAGCTTGTCCACGCCGTCCGCGCGATGGACGACTGTGAACGCACTGCCAACGAACTGGCCGAGCGTGTCGCCGAGTGGGGCGGCAGTCGGATCAGTGAGTCTGGCGGTGGGGTCTCATTCGCCCGCGAGATCGCCGAGCGCGAGCCGGCGGGCGACCTCGACGAGCAACTGCGCGCGCTCGCCGAGCAGGTGGTCGACCTCGACGAGCGGGCCGCCGAACTCCGGGCGTCGATCGAGCGGTTCGCGCCGGAGGTCGCGCCGAACCTCGCGGCGATGGCCGGGCCGGTGCTCGCGGCGCGGCTGATCGCGCTCTCTGGCGGGCTGAAACAGCTTGCCCGCTCGGCCAGCGGGACGGTGCAGGTCCTTGGTGCCGAGGACGCACTCTTTGCCCACCTTCGGGGGAACGCCCCATCGCCGAAACACGGGATCATCTACACCCACGAGTACGTCCGCGGGACCGACCCCGAGCACCGCGGCTCGGCCGCCCGGGCGCTCGCGGGCAAGTTGACGCTCGCCGCTCGCGTCGACCACTACAGCGGCGAACGCCGGCCCGAACTGCAGGCCGAACTGGACGACCGCATCGAGACGATCCGCGCGCGGGGTGACGGCGAATGA
- a CDS encoding AMP-dependent synthetase/ligase, giving the protein MGTARWREAEREHTDAVIGRDTLAEMFEGAAERNAERDAQLYKTGCYERTLPAVETPDTESGRYRALTYAEMRESVRHLAAGFRELGVSEDDRVGIFADTRMEWAQTDFALLAAGGVVTTVYTESSPQQVRYLLGDPDAVGVVVENGDLLDRVLEVEDDLDLEFIVAIDEVYGHGDREDIYTLGEVARLGAAAFEESAYRGWLEARDPDDLATLIYTSGTTGKPKGVKLTHWNLRSNVNQTRKRIGPRPDKPADVPTLDSGTRTISVLPLAHVFERTAGHFLMFASGATVGYAESPDTIPEDINKIRPQTGTSVPRIYERIFDRMRDTAGETATKQRIFEWSVDVACSYARADSPGPLLRAKHRLADYLVYESVRSRLGGNVEFMVSGGGSLSPELAELFLGMGLPILEGYGLTETSPVVSVNPPEDVRPGTLGPPVADVETRLDTELVTDEEFPDAEGEVGELQVRGPNVYPGYWERPEDTDRVFTDDGWFRTGDIIERTDDGYLIYRDRMKQILVLDTGKNVAPGRIENEFATSDRIEQIMAVGDGQKFVSALIAPNFERLEAWADREEIDLPTDRERLCEDERVREWIGEEVERVNRRLEPVEQVKQFRLTPEEWTPENELLTPSMKKKRRTILQRFNDQVEDIYEG; this is encoded by the coding sequence ATGGGCACGGCGAGGTGGCGCGAGGCGGAGCGCGAGCACACCGACGCGGTGATCGGGCGGGACACGCTGGCGGAGATGTTCGAGGGGGCGGCCGAGCGCAACGCCGAGCGGGACGCACAGCTGTACAAGACGGGCTGTTACGAGCGGACGCTGCCGGCGGTCGAGACGCCGGACACTGAATCGGGGCGGTACCGGGCGCTGACCTACGCGGAGATGCGCGAGAGCGTCCGTCACCTGGCGGCCGGGTTCCGCGAACTCGGAGTGAGCGAGGACGATCGGGTCGGAATCTTCGCGGACACGCGCATGGAGTGGGCCCAGACCGACTTCGCGCTGCTCGCGGCGGGCGGGGTCGTCACGACCGTCTACACCGAGTCTTCGCCACAGCAGGTCCGATACCTGCTGGGCGATCCCGACGCCGTCGGCGTCGTCGTCGAGAACGGCGACCTGCTCGATCGCGTGCTGGAGGTCGAAGACGACCTCGATCTGGAGTTCATCGTCGCCATCGACGAAGTCTACGGGCACGGCGACCGCGAGGACATCTATACGCTCGGTGAGGTCGCACGCCTCGGTGCGGCGGCGTTCGAGGAGTCTGCCTACCGGGGGTGGCTCGAGGCGCGCGACCCCGACGACCTGGCGACGCTGATCTACACCTCGGGGACGACGGGCAAGCCCAAGGGCGTGAAACTCACCCACTGGAACCTCCGGTCGAACGTCAACCAGACGCGCAAGCGGATCGGGCCCCGCCCCGACAAGCCCGCGGACGTCCCCACTCTGGACAGCGGCACGCGGACGATCTCGGTCCTCCCGCTGGCGCACGTCTTCGAGCGGACCGCCGGCCACTTCCTCATGTTCGCCTCGGGCGCGACCGTCGGGTACGCCGAGAGCCCGGACACGATCCCGGAAGACATCAACAAGATCCGCCCCCAGACTGGGACGAGCGTCCCGCGGATCTACGAGCGGATCTTCGACCGGATGCGCGATACGGCGGGCGAGACCGCGACCAAACAGCGGATCTTCGAGTGGTCCGTCGACGTCGCTTGCTCCTATGCTCGAGCGGACTCGCCGGGGCCGTTGCTCCGGGCTAAACACAGGCTGGCGGACTATCTGGTCTACGAGAGCGTCCGGAGTCGGCTCGGCGGCAACGTCGAGTTCATGGTCAGCGGCGGGGGGAGCCTCAGCCCGGAACTGGCCGAACTGTTCCTCGGGATGGGGCTGCCGATTCTGGAGGGGTACGGGCTGACCGAAACGTCGCCGGTCGTGTCCGTCAACCCGCCCGAGGACGTCCGACCCGGAACGCTCGGGCCGCCGGTCGCCGACGTGGAGACGCGGCTGGACACCGAACTGGTCACCGACGAGGAGTTCCCGGACGCTGAGGGCGAGGTCGGCGAGTTACAGGTCAGGGGGCCGAACGTCTACCCTGGCTACTGGGAACGGCCCGAGGACACCGATCGGGTGTTCACCGACGACGGCTGGTTCAGGACGGGCGACATCATCGAGCGAACCGACGACGGCTACCTGATCTATCGCGACCGGATGAAACAGATCCTCGTGCTCGATACGGGCAAGAACGTCGCGCCGGGCCGGATCGAAAACGAGTTCGCCACAAGCGACCGGATCGAGCAAATCATGGCCGTCGGCGACGGCCAGAAGTTCGTCAGCGCGCTCATCGCGCCGAACTTCGAGCGCCTCGAAGCGTGGGCCGACCGTGAGGAGATCGACCTGCCGACGGATCGCGAACGGCTCTGCGAGGACGAACGCGTTCGCGAGTGGATCGGCGAGGAGGTCGAGCGCGTCAACCGGCGGCTCGAACCGGTCGAACAGGTCAAGCAGTTCCGGCTCACGCCCGAGGAGTGGACGCCCGAGAACGAACTGCTCACGCCCTCGATGAAAAAGAAGCGTCGGACGATCCTCCAGCGGTTCAACGATCAAGTCGAGGACATATACGAGGGGTAG
- a CDS encoding DASH family cryptochrome — MTETALVWFRRDLRVHDNPTLRRAIDGSDRVVPLYIFDTRRFGQSSRWIDEPRIGPLRAQFVRESVRDLRDRLRERDGELLVRRGDPRSIVPEVAESVDADVVHAQRLPGTEERATEATVDDALSDRGIDLSTHWTHTLHAIEDLPMAVSDVQDTFTPWKDSVEASSRVRDPLDPPASVPTPDLDGSPIPALSELSYDAGGPADERAAPMPVSGGESAALERLETYVFERDRLREYRETRNGLLGMDFSSKLSPWLAQGCLSPRRVTQAVDRYERERVENDSTYWLVFELRWRDFFQFQLAKHGAAYFRPGGIRDREIAWNRDGSAFRRWVDGETGFPFVDAAMRELRATGYQSNRARQNAASFLANTLRIDWRWGAALYESRLLDYDVASNYGNWAYIAGVGTDSRDRAFDVLWQAHNYDPDAEYVRRWVPELAELPPRYAHEPWRMDADEQARYGVGLGVDYPEPVVDPTAHFESPSS; from the coding sequence ATGACAGAGACGGCACTCGTCTGGTTTCGACGCGACCTGCGCGTCCACGACAACCCGACGCTCCGGCGGGCGATCGACGGGAGCGACCGGGTCGTTCCGCTCTATATATTCGACACACGGCGGTTCGGACAGTCGAGTCGATGGATCGACGAACCGAGAATCGGCCCCCTCCGAGCGCAGTTCGTCCGCGAGAGCGTCCGCGATCTACGGGACCGGCTCCGCGAACGCGACGGCGAGTTGCTCGTTCGCCGCGGCGATCCGCGATCGATCGTGCCGGAGGTCGCCGAATCCGTCGACGCCGACGTCGTGCACGCCCAGCGGCTCCCCGGCACCGAAGAACGAGCGACCGAAGCGACCGTCGATGACGCCCTCAGCGACCGCGGGATCGACCTTTCGACCCACTGGACACACACGCTGCACGCGATCGAGGACCTGCCGATGGCAGTCAGCGACGTTCAGGACACGTTCACGCCCTGGAAGGACAGCGTCGAGGCGAGCTCCCGGGTTCGGGACCCGCTCGACCCGCCTGCGTCGGTTCCGACGCCCGACCTCGACGGTAGTCCGATTCCGGCCCTGTCCGAGTTGAGCTACGACGCGGGCGGGCCAGCCGACGAGCGCGCCGCTCCCATGCCCGTCTCCGGCGGGGAGTCGGCCGCGCTGGAACGGCTGGAGACGTACGTCTTCGAGCGCGACCGTCTCCGGGAGTACCGCGAGACGCGAAACGGACTGCTCGGGATGGACTTCTCCTCGAAGCTCTCGCCGTGGCTCGCTCAGGGTTGTCTCTCGCCGCGACGAGTCACGCAGGCGGTCGATCGCTACGAGCGCGAGCGGGTCGAAAACGACTCGACCTACTGGCTGGTCTTCGAGTTGCGCTGGCGGGACTTCTTCCAGTTCCAGCTCGCGAAACACGGCGCGGCGTACTTCCGACCCGGCGGGATCCGGGACCGAGAGATCGCCTGGAATCGCGACGGGTCCGCCTTCCGCCGGTGGGTCGACGGCGAGACCGGCTTCCCGTTCGTCGACGCGGCGATGCGGGAATTGCGTGCGACGGGCTATCAGAGCAACCGCGCCCGCCAGAACGCCGCGTCGTTTCTGGCGAACACGCTCCGGATCGACTGGCGGTGGGGGGCTGCCCTCTACGAGTCTCGCCTGCTGGATTACGACGTCGCCTCGAACTACGGCAACTGGGCGTATATCGCCGGCGTCGGGACCGATTCGCGCGACCGCGCCTTCGACGTGCTCTGGCAGGCCCACAACTACGACCCCGACGCCGAGTACGTCCGTCGATGGGTCCCGGAACTGGCGGAACTCCCGCCCCGCTACGCGCACGAGCCCTGGCGGATGGACGCCGACGAACAGGCCCGCTACGGCGTCGGACTGGGCGTCGACTACCCCGAGCCGGTGGTCGATCCGACCGCCCACTTCGAGAGCCCCTCGTCGTAG
- a CDS encoding secondary thiamine-phosphate synthase enzyme YjbQ, which yields MATISIETTDRTDVLDVTEEVTRALPDDAEGIATVFVRHTTAGVTVNEAESRLLGDLADALEGLVPDAGWAHDEIDDNADGHVRAALIGPSTSVPVSDGRPALGTWQSILLVECDGPRTRTLQVEVAGT from the coding sequence ATGGCAACGATTTCCATCGAGACGACCGACCGAACGGACGTACTGGACGTGACCGAGGAAGTCACCCGGGCGCTTCCCGACGACGCCGAGGGCATTGCGACGGTGTTCGTCCGACACACGACCGCGGGCGTGACCGTCAACGAGGCCGAATCGCGACTGCTGGGCGATCTGGCCGATGCGCTGGAGGGGCTGGTGCCGGACGCGGGCTGGGCGCACGACGAGATCGACGACAACGCCGACGGCCACGTGCGGGCGGCGCTGATCGGCCCGAGCACGAGCGTGCCCGTCAGCGACGGCCGGCCGGCGCTGGGCACCTGGCAGTCGATCCTGCTCGTGGAGTGTGACGGGCCGCGCACCCGGACGCTACAGGTCGAAGTGGCTGGCACGTGA
- a CDS encoding SpoVR family protein, which translates to MIDDRIEAQRIADELEEPVARAGELARKLGLTPYPVNYWIVDYDEMNELIAYGGFQERYPHWRWGMAYDRQRKQNQFLGGKAFEIVNNDNPAHAFLQESNSLADQKAVITHVEAHADFFANNEWFGLFTDGEVPSQDPAAAEMLARHAETIREHMRDPEIDRNEVEQWIDHVLCLADAIDQHRPYAPAATDDETDLDTADPDERLEDLDLSEDITRQVFDDEWRDAQVEDETRSFPATPEKDVLAFLRVHGRQYDEAAGKAVEMTDWQKDVLEIVRREAYYFAPQKMTKVLNEGWASYWESLMMVGEGFASAEEFVTYADHMSKVLGSGGLNPYKLGFELWQHVENLANRREVVERLLRVEGITWRNFQEAVDFEAVQAALAPPAWIEDVPGHLEEIDPDDPRVDADALERARNGDLDVETYPWAVLSYEGLVRRHYSLVKPQNRGFLSRIGQPQLERISRYLFDDSRYDSVEAALSDVDYARGWDRMREVRQSHNDVTFIDEFLTGEFVEENDYFAYEHSQQTGDFRVSSTDPGDVKRKLLLQFTNFGKPTVVVEDGNYDNAGELLLAHRYNGIVLDIEQATDVLERAFELWGRPVNLLTIDKEYDDSEIEIARRQDREPEPVEVGRRLRYDGQEVTVDEVPWEMVEHLAATDVDYDTTPEEWLN; encoded by the coding sequence ATGATCGACGACCGAATCGAAGCACAGCGGATCGCCGACGAACTGGAAGAGCCCGTCGCCCGGGCGGGCGAACTGGCGCGGAAACTCGGGCTGACGCCCTACCCCGTCAACTACTGGATCGTCGACTACGACGAAATGAACGAGCTCATCGCCTACGGCGGGTTCCAGGAGCGATACCCCCACTGGCGGTGGGGGATGGCCTACGACCGCCAGCGAAAGCAGAATCAGTTCCTCGGCGGGAAGGCCTTCGAGATCGTCAACAACGACAACCCGGCACACGCGTTCCTCCAGGAATCGAACTCGCTGGCCGACCAGAAGGCGGTGATCACTCACGTCGAGGCCCACGCCGACTTCTTCGCCAACAACGAGTGGTTCGGGCTGTTCACCGACGGCGAGGTGCCGTCGCAGGACCCGGCGGCCGCCGAGATGCTCGCCCGCCACGCCGAGACGATCCGGGAGCACATGCGCGACCCCGAGATCGACCGCAACGAGGTCGAGCAGTGGATCGACCACGTCCTCTGTCTGGCGGACGCGATCGACCAGCACCGGCCGTACGCGCCGGCCGCGACCGACGACGAGACGGACCTCGACACCGCCGATCCCGACGAGCGTCTCGAGGACCTGGACCTCTCTGAGGACATCACCCGGCAGGTCTTCGACGACGAGTGGCGCGACGCACAGGTCGAAGACGAGACGCGTTCGTTCCCGGCGACCCCCGAGAAAGACGTGCTCGCGTTCCTCCGGGTGCACGGCAGACAGTACGACGAGGCGGCGGGCAAGGCCGTCGAGATGACTGACTGGCAAAAGGACGTGCTGGAGATCGTCCGCCGGGAGGCGTACTACTTCGCGCCCCAGAAGATGACAAAGGTGCTCAACGAGGGGTGGGCCAGTTACTGGGAGTCGCTGATGATGGTCGGGGAGGGGTTCGCGAGCGCCGAGGAGTTCGTTACCTACGCCGACCACATGTCGAAAGTGCTCGGCTCGGGCGGGCTCAACCCGTACAAACTCGGGTTCGAACTGTGGCAGCACGTCGAGAACCTCGCCAACCGACGGGAGGTCGTCGAACGCCTCCTGCGGGTCGAGGGGATCACCTGGCGGAACTTCCAGGAGGCCGTCGACTTCGAGGCGGTGCAGGCGGCGCTCGCGCCGCCGGCGTGGATCGAGGACGTCCCCGGCCACCTCGAGGAGATCGACCCGGACGATCCCCGCGTCGACGCCGACGCGCTCGAGCGCGCCCGGAACGGCGACCTCGACGTGGAGACCTACCCGTGGGCGGTCCTCTCCTACGAGGGGCTCGTCCGGCGTCACTACTCGCTGGTGAAGCCCCAGAACCGGGGCTTTCTATCCCGGATCGGACAGCCACAGCTGGAGCGGATCAGCCGGTACCTGTTCGACGACAGCCGTTACGACAGCGTCGAGGCGGCGCTTTCGGACGTCGACTACGCCCGCGGCTGGGACCGGATGCGCGAGGTCCGCCAGAGCCACAACGACGTGACGTTCATCGACGAGTTCCTCACCGGCGAGTTCGTCGAGGAAAACGACTACTTCGCCTACGAACACTCCCAGCAGACCGGCGACTTCCGGGTTTCCTCGACGGATCCCGGAGACGTCAAGCGGAAGCTGCTGTTGCAGTTCACCAACTTCGGCAAGCCGACGGTCGTCGTCGAGGACGGCAACTACGACAACGCCGGCGAGTTGTTGCTCGCCCATCGATACAACGGGATCGTGCTTGACATCGAGCAGGCGACGGACGTGCTCGAACGCGCGTTCGAACTGTGGGGTCGGCCCGTGAACCTGCTCACCATCGACAAGGAGTACGACGACAGTGAGATCGAGATCGCTCGCCGTCAGGACCGCGAACCCGAGCCGGTCGAGGTCGGGCGGCGACTGCGATACGACGGTCAGGAGGTCACGGTCGATGAGGTCCCCTGGGAGATGGTCGAACACCTCGCGGCGACCGACGTCGACTACGATACCACACCCGAGGAGTGGCTCAACTAG
- a CDS encoding YeaH/YhbH family protein, which produces MGLRDDLERYREVGEKRRQDLAEFIQYGDLGNSRRDAARIPIKIVDLPEFVYDRRDMGGVGQGDGAQEGDPVGQPQPGDGDEDGEPGEEGGDHEYYEMDPEEFAQELDERLGLDLEPKGKKVVEETEGDFTDITRTGPSSTLDFERLFKEGLKRKMAMDFDEEYVREALRVDGWGPATVYEWARGEHIPVSRAWIENAYEDLPADERDRWASVEEMEASVEHETTAQRIRREGLEEVPFRSEDERYRYPEVVETPERNVVVVNIRDVSGSMRQQKRELVERTFTPLDWYLQGKYDNAEFVYIAHDAEAWEVDREEFFGIRSGGGTRISSAYELAAAVLEEEYPYSEWNRYVFAAGDSENSSNDTEQQVIPLMEEIPANLHAYVETQPSGNAINATHAEEVERHFRNSDDVAVAYVTGPDDVVDAIYEVLSTEDES; this is translated from the coding sequence ATGGGACTGAGAGACGACCTCGAGCGCTACCGGGAGGTGGGCGAGAAGCGCCGCCAGGACCTGGCGGAGTTCATCCAGTACGGCGATCTGGGGAACTCGCGGCGCGACGCCGCCCGGATCCCGATCAAGATCGTCGACCTCCCCGAGTTCGTCTACGACCGCCGCGACATGGGCGGGGTCGGGCAGGGCGACGGAGCCCAGGAGGGCGACCCCGTCGGCCAGCCACAGCCGGGCGACGGCGACGAAGACGGCGAACCCGGCGAGGAGGGCGGCGACCACGAGTACTACGAGATGGACCCCGAGGAGTTCGCGCAGGAACTCGACGAACGGCTCGGGCTGGACCTCGAGCCGAAAGGCAAGAAGGTCGTCGAGGAGACCGAGGGCGATTTCACCGACATCACCCGAACCGGTCCGTCCTCGACGCTTGACTTCGAGCGGCTGTTCAAGGAGGGACTGAAGCGCAAGATGGCGATGGACTTCGACGAGGAGTACGTCCGGGAGGCGCTGCGCGTCGACGGCTGGGGACCGGCGACGGTCTATGAGTGGGCGCGCGGCGAGCACATCCCCGTCTCGCGGGCCTGGATCGAGAACGCCTACGAGGACCTGCCGGCCGACGAACGCGACCGCTGGGCCTCCGTCGAGGAGATGGAGGCGAGCGTCGAACACGAGACGACGGCCCAGCGGATCCGCCGGGAGGGACTGGAGGAGGTCCCCTTCCGCAGCGAGGACGAACGCTACCGATACCCCGAAGTCGTCGAGACCCCCGAGCGAAACGTCGTCGTGGTCAACATCCGCGACGTCTCCGGGAGCATGCGCCAGCAGAAGCGCGAACTGGTCGAGCGGACGTTCACGCCGCTGGACTGGTATCTCCAGGGGAAATACGACAACGCCGAGTTCGTCTACATCGCCCACGACGCCGAGGCCTGGGAGGTCGATCGCGAGGAGTTCTTCGGTATCCGGTCCGGCGGCGGGACGCGCATCTCAAGCGCTTACGAACTCGCCGCGGCGGTCCTCGAGGAGGAGTATCCCTACAGCGAGTGGAACCGCTACGTCTTCGCCGCTGGCGACAGCGAGAACTCCTCAAACGACACCGAACAGCAGGTGATCCCGCTGATGGAGGAGATCCCGGCGAACCTCCACGCGTACGTCGAGACCCAGCCCTCGGGCAACGCGATCAACGCCACCCACGCCGAGGAGGTCGAGCGCCACTTCCGGAACAGCGACGACGTGGCCGTCGCCTACGTCACCGGTCCCGACGACGTCGTCGACGCCATCTACGAGGTGCTCAGCACGGAGGACGAATCATGA